The DNA window AGCTTAGCATAAAAATTATGATTTAGACAATTTTTGGAGACAATAGGTTTATTTCAATAGAGTTCTTAATTTTTCTTCTATTTTTTCACCTGTACCCTTTGCGTATCCCATCTGTTTAAATATAATTCTTCCATTTCTATCAATTATTAAATGAGTTGGAAGGCCAAAGATATTCAATTCTTTGTGAAGGTAAGTATCATTAATTGCTATAGTATATTTAAAATCTTTCTTTTTCAGGAAATTTTCTACTGTTTTTTTGCCTTCCCGTGTAACTGCAATAAATATTACTTTTTCATTATTTTTGAACTTTTCAACAAGTTCGTTAAGTTCAGGGATTTCTTCCCTACATGGTGCGCATCCTGTACTCCAAAAATTTAAAACTATTATTTTATCCCTGTTTTCTCTATATTTGAAAACACTTCCATCAAGTAAAGTTAGTTCAAAATCTGATACCTTCCCTACTTTTTTAAAGACTTTTTCTTTAAGTTTTTTTATTTCTTTTTCATAACTTTTCCCACAAATTTTTTTTAAAGTATCTATCTGAGTAGAATCACCGTGATAAAACACTGAGTAAGCGTAGGCAAGCTTTGATCTTTCGAGCATGCCTTTTTTATACATAACTCTGGCATAGTGATTTAAAATCCAGGGGTCAACTTGTGTAAAATCTTTATTCTCAACTATTTCTTTTATATAAGAATAAGAAGAATCAATATTATTCTTGTCAAAATAAAAAGAGGAGAGCCTAAAGTATACGCTTTCTTTCAATTTTTCAATATATTCCTCGATATAATTTTTAAATATTTTGTAAAAATCTTTATGATTAACAAAAGGTAAGGCATAAAAGGCGAATGATTTTCTAATATAACAGGGATCATCTGCGAGTTTCTTTGCTTTATATATCCACGAATATAGAGATTTATAATCTTTTTCTTTTAAATGCGATTCTGTCATACTTACGTAAGAAATAATTCCCTCTAAGTCTTCAAACTTTTCTTTTTCTCTTTCTTTAATCCATATGATAAGACTTTCAGGCTGAAAATTAGGAGATAGAAATTTTTGTCTTGAAAAAGTTCTGAAATTTGGTATTAACGGATCAAGCTTTTTATCTTTTATATATGAAAAAAGCCCCTTCCTATCATCTCTTGAAAGATAATAATTTATTTTAATTGCGATTTTATATTTATTTTCATCGAGCTTCTCAGCGTTTTTTAAGATTTCTTTCGTTAAAATTGTATCCTTCAAAACCCAATAACTTGTAAGGTATGCGGCATGTAAAAAAGAAGGATTATTTTTTTCCTTTTCAAGTTTATTTATTATTTCATTTTTTATATCTTCAGTTTTTTTTTGCCGAGCTTTAGGGCAAACTCATAGAAATTATCCATGAAATCATAATGATTTTCATAGTATCTCCTTTCTTTTAGCCAAAGGGACTCAAATTTTTGAAAGTTTGGAAAAAGTGATTTCTCATAAAAATAGAAAAGGGCAAGTAAAGAAAATGCGTGTGGCAATGGTTTATTTTCCCTATAATAGATCATGTAAAAGCTTGTGTCCATTATAAACTTACCTTTTTTATCCTCAAAGAAAAATATAATGAGAGAGGTGTTTTTATCGGAGGAGGTTAGGGAAATCTTATTTACATTGTCAATTTTTTCGACATGTGGAATAAGTTTATAGGGATCACCGCCTGAAATTTCAATCCACCAGAAATAGCCCGAAAATCTTTTTGATAAATTTATTGTAATTTTATCCTCCGGAGCTGGATCCTTGGGCTCTATTTGTAAATTTAAACTGAAAATTAAAAATATTAAGAAGTTCATGCAGACATTATTAGATAAAAATAAGGAAACTTTCAAATAAACGAATCAGCTCATCAAAAATCTAGCCGAAGATATTCATGAGCAAATAAATAAATTAATTAGGGAATTATACATTCTGCCTCTTTCATTACTTCCCGCTATTCCTATTCTCTATCCACCTTTGATTACAGTTAATTTCAATAAAATTTTTTTCTGCAGTTGCACAAGCAGGCAAGCATATCTCCCTCTCCGAATGTTATAACCCACTTCCCAGTGCTAACTTCATTCAAATTCCTCGGCCCATAATCAGAACCAATATAATAATCGAAAGGCGGTAAAAACTCTGAGAAAAAAGAAAGGTCATTAGACAAAAATTAATGAAAATTATTTTATTCATTTCTAAAAGTAAAGTTGAGAGATCATCTGAAAACTCATCAAGATAAAGATAACGATGTTTTCCCCTTATCCATTTCCTATTTCCAGGATCAGCGCATATTTCTTCCTCACCCTCTTTTGCCTTTGCTGGGATAGAGGTAAAAAAGCTAGTGGAGGTGGGGGCTGATGGTTTTTGGGTTGGGTACGTCTTTATCTAATGCGAAGGTGATAGATAATGCGATGGATATAACAGAGGTTGAGGGAAAGCTTTGGTGTCCTAAATATGGGAAAGAAATGATTTTTGCTTTTATAAAATATATTGTAAGG is part of the Candidatus Hydrothermales bacterium genome and encodes:
- a CDS encoding TlpA disulfide reductase family protein; the protein is MKDTILTKEILKNAEKLDENKYKIAIKINYYLSRDDRKGLFSYIKDKKLDPLIPNFRTFSRQKFLSPNFQPESLIIWIKEREKEKFEDLEGIISYVSMTESHLKEKDYKSLYSWIYKAKKLADDPCYIRKSFAFYALPFVNHKDFYKIFKNYIEEYIEKLKESVYFRLSSFYFDKNNIDSSYSYIKEIVENKDFTQVDPWILNHYARVMYKKGMLERSKLAYAYSVFYHGDSTQIDTLKKICGKSYEKEIKKLKEKVFKKVGKVSDFELTLLDGSVFKYRENRDKIIVLNFWSTGCAPCREEIPELNELVEKFKNNEKVIFIAVTREGKKTVENFLKKKDFKYTIAINDTYLHKELNIFGLPTHLIIDRNGRIIFKQMGYAKGTGEKIEEKLRTLLK